The genomic region GCGCTCGGGGGTGACGAGGGTGCCGTCCAGCTGCCGGAAGAGGCGTTCCGCGGCGGTACGGCCGATGGCCGCCGCGTCCTGGGCGACGACGGTGACGCCCGGCTGGAGCAGGTCGGCGAGCTCGATGTCGTCGAAGCCGACCAGGGCGACCCGGCGGGCCTGCTCGGCGAGCACGCGGATCACGGTGACCGTCACTCGGTTGTTGGCGGCGAAGATCGCGGTGACCGGGTTCCGGCCGGACAGCATCCCCTCGGCCGCACTGCGCACCCGCTCGGGGTCGGTGGCACCCAGGGACATCCAGGAGTCCGCCACCGGTATGTCCGCGTCCTCCATCGCCGCCCGGTAGCCGCGCAGCCGCTCGGCTGCGGTGTGGATGCGGGGCATGTCGCCGATGAAGCCGATCCGGCGGTGCCCGTGCGCGATGAGGTGGGCGACGCCGTCCCGGGCACCGCCGAAGTTGTCCGAGAGGACCACGTCGGCGTCGATGTGCCCGGCCGGCCGGTCCACGAACACCGTGGCGACACCAGCCTTGAGCTCCGGCTCCAGATACCGGTGGTCGTCCCCGGCCGGGATCACCACCAGCCCGTCCACCCGCCGTGCGCACAGGGCCAGCACCAGCTCCTGCTCGCGGTCCGGGTCCTCCGCGCTGGAGCCGTTGATCAGCAGGGCGCCGTGCGCGCGGGCCACCTCCTCGACCGACCGGCTCAGCGGTCCGTAGAACGGGTCCGCGAGGTCCTCCAGGACCAGTCCGATGCTCGCCGTACGGCCCTTGCGCAGCACCCGCGCGCTGTCGTTGCGGCGGAAGCCGAGGGCGTCGATCGCCTCCTGGACACGCCGCTCCGTCTCCGGGGTCACGCCCGGCTCCCCGTTCACGACGCGGGAGACCGTCTTGAGCCCGACCCCGGCGCGTGCCGCGACGTCCTTCATGGTCGGCCGGGTGCCGTAGCGCGGTGCGGATCGGAGGTTGGTCTCGGGCACGGTGCGGTGTCCTGTCCTGTCGTCTACTGGAGTGCGTCGGTCCTGGATTTGTATGAGGATGTGGCGTCGAGCATAGAGCCTGGACAACGTTGTCAGGCTCGGGGGAGACTGTCCACCGCAATCTCCGGACCGTGCTCCGCTGCTGGCCGGCCAGTCCTTTCACCGTAGACGGGGAGTTCCGACACTCATGCACACCGACCTCGTGGCCGCGCTCGA from Streptomyces chartreusis NRRL 3882 harbors:
- a CDS encoding LacI family DNA-binding transcriptional regulator: MKDVAARAGVGLKTVSRVVNGEPGVTPETERRVQEAIDALGFRRNDSARVLRKGRTASIGLVLEDLADPFYGPLSRSVEEVARAHGALLINGSSAEDPDREQELVLALCARRVDGLVVIPAGDDHRYLEPELKAGVATVFVDRPAGHIDADVVLSDNFGGARDGVAHLIAHGHRRIGFIGDMPRIHTAAERLRGYRAAMEDADIPVADSWMSLGATDPERVRSAAEGMLSGRNPVTAIFAANNRVTVTVIRVLAEQARRVALVGFDDIELADLLQPGVTVVAQDAAAIGRTAAERLFRQLDGTLVTPERIELPTRLITRGSGELPPAD